The Gopherus evgoodei ecotype Sinaloan lineage chromosome 8, rGopEvg1_v1.p, whole genome shotgun sequence genome includes a region encoding these proteins:
- the LOC115656338 gene encoding histidine--tRNA ligase, cytoplasmic-like, translating to MFAVCGVPDSKFRTICSTVDKLDKATWEDVKNEMVGEKGLLPEAADRIGEYVQLHGGLGLIEQLLQDPKLSQNKLAREGLGDMKLLFEYLTLFGIADKISFDLSLARGLDYYTGVIYEAILLQPQNAHKEEPVGVGSVAGGGRYDGLVGMFDPKGRKVPCVGVSIGIERIFSIMEQKVEASEEKIRTTETQVLVAAAQKKLLEERLKLISELWDSGIKAEMLYKKNPKLLNQLQYCEDNGIPLVAIVGEQELKDEVVKLRVVATREEVDVRRENLIEEIKRRTCHP from the exons GCAACATGGGAGGATGTGAAGAACGAGATGGTTGGAGAGAAGGGGCTCTTGCCAGAGGCTGCGGATCGCATCGGGGAATACGTTCAACTGCATG GTGGGCTGGGTCTGATTGAGCAGCTGCTCCAGGACCCTAAGTTGTCTCAGAAcaagctggcccgagaggggctGGGAGACATGAAGCTGCTGTTTGAGTACCTGACCCTGTTTGGCATCGCAGATAAG ATCTCCTTTGACCTGAGCCTGGCGCGGGGTCTGGATTATTACACTGGGGTGATCTATGAGGCCATCCTGCTTCAGCCTCAGAATGCCCACAAGGAGGAGCCGGTCGGTGTGGGCAGCGTGGCTGGAGGCGGCCGCTATGACGGGCTGGTGGGGATGTTCGACCCCAAGGGGCGGAAGGTGCCCTGTGTGGGAGTCAGCATCGGAATCGAGCGGATCTTCTCTATTATGGAGCAGAAAGTGGAG GCTTCAGAAGAAAAGATCCGGACTACAGAGACACAGGTTCTTGTAGCGGCTGCACAGAAGAAACTCCTTGAAGAGAGACTGAAGCTCATCTCTGAGCTGTGGGATTCTGGGATCAAG GCAGAGATGCTGTATAAGAAGAACCCCAAGCTGCTGAACCAGCTGCAGTATTGTGAAGACAACGGAATCCCTCTTGTTGCCATCGTAGGAGAGCAGGAGCTGAAGGATGAAGTTGTCAAGTTGCGAGTCGTAGCTACCAGGGAAGAG gttGATGTTCGCAGGGAAAACCTCATTGAGGAAATCAAGAGGCGAACGTGCCATCCCTAG